From Cricetulus griseus strain 17A/GY chromosome 1 unlocalized genomic scaffold, alternate assembly CriGri-PICRH-1.0 chr1_0, whole genome shotgun sequence, a single genomic window includes:
- the LOC113832931 gene encoding igE-binding protein-like: protein MGSSKQRDLIKNCLEIEACRPMVAESQKVLKEVQDNISETERDERIGARKRKDMSKEKGPPQDIKKGGEKIGNNRTHSSKFKRNKDSKPSLCPTTKLEALELSSSDSEILDSSKEAELEEEAARYHPDRYRLPKVKANMRPSPVNPAGVLPSAPPLFGTDSFLPLEERRKLQMAFPVFENEGARVHAPVDYNQIKELAESVRKYGVNANFTTIQVERLANYAMTPTDWETTVKAVLPNMGQYMEWKALFYDAAQAQAKANVTAENENQRQWTFEMLTGQGPHALNQTNYIWGVYAQISAAAIKAWKALTKRDESGGHLTKIVQGPQEPFSDFVARMTEAASRIFGDAEQAMPLIEQLVFEQATQECRAAIAPRKSKGLQDWLKICRELGGPLTNAGLAAAILQTQRRRNMSACFNCGKTGHLKKDCRAPERIREVELCRRCGKGYHRASECKSVRDIKGRLLPPREEPKASQPKNGPRGPWSQGPQKYGNQFRKSNSEKEGTPEDTPEWTCVPPPTSY, encoded by the coding sequence atgggctcttcaaaacagagagacctaattaaaaactgtctagagattgaggcttgccgtcccatggtagcagagagtcaaaaagtgcttaaagaggtacaggataatatatcagaaaccgaacgagATGAGAGAATAGGAGCTcgaaaaaggaaggacatgtccAAGGAAAAAGGCCCTCCCCAGGatataaaaaaagggggagagaaaatagggaataaCCGGACACACTCcagtaaatttaagagaaataaagactcaaaacctaGCCTCTGCCCTACAACGAAACTAGAGGCCTTGGAGCTGAgcagctcagactctgagattttagactctagcaaggaagcagagctagagGAGGAGGCAGCACGATACCACCCCGATAGATATCGGCTGccaaaagtgaaagcaaatatgaggccatcgcctgttaatccagcgggtgtacttccatcagcacccccattatttggtactGACTCTtttttaccattagaggagcGAAGGAAAttgcagatggctttcccagtctttgaaaATGAGGGGGCAAGAGTACATGCTCCCGTAGACTATAATCAGATTAAAGAATTGGCTGAATCAGTCCGGAAGTATGGGGTCAATGCCAATTTTACAACAATACAAGTAGAAAGACTAGCAAACTATGCTATGACACCCACTGATTGGGAGACAACAGTAAAAGCAGTGCTCCCCAATATGGGACAATATATGGAGTGGAAGGCTCTTTTTTATGATGCAGCCCAGGCACAGGCAAAGGCCAATGtcacagcagaaaatgaaaatcagagacAATGGACCTTTGAAATGCTGACAGGACAGGGGCCACATGCCCTCAATCAAACTAATTACATTTGGGGCGTATATGCCCAGATATCAGCTGCCGCCATTAAAGCATGGAAGGCATTGACAAAAAGGGATGAATCAGGTGGACATCTTACAAAGATAGTCCAGGGGCCCCAGGAGCCATTCTCAGACTTTGTGGCCAGAATGACAGAGGCCGCTAGCCGGATATTCGGTGATGCAGAACAAGCCATGCCTCTGATTGAACAATTAGTCTTTGAACAAGCAACTCAAGAATGCCGAGCAGCCATAGCCCCCCGGAAAAGTAAAGGTTTACAGGACTGGTTAAAGATCTGCAGAGAACTCGGAGGGCCACTTACTAATGCAGGCTTGGCCGCAGCCATCTTACAAACCCAAAGGCGCCGAAATATGTCTGCCTGCTTTAACTGTGGAAAAACAGGGCACCTTAAAAAGGACTGTAGAGCCCCTGAAAGGATTAGAGAAGTGGAGTTGTGCAGGCGCTGTGGAAAAGGTTATCATAGGGCCAGCGAATGCAAATCTGTGCGGGACATAAAAGGTAGGCTTTTACCCCCTAGGGAGGAACCTAAAGCGTCCCAACCAAAAAACGGGCCGCGGGGCCCATGGTCCCAGGGCCCTCAGAAATATGGGAACCAGTTCCGGAAAAGCAACTCAGAGAAGGAAGGGACTCCCGAGGACACTCCGGAGTGGACCTGTGTGCCGCCTCCGACTTCTTATTAA